A region of Candidatus Tiamatella incendiivivens DNA encodes the following proteins:
- a CDS encoding CBS domain-containing protein — MPKIHLYDRIARFYRRDVLTVPMKTSFTKALDLIERTQLKTIYVLDEGKLEGFVHTDLVGNKFMDKKLYQKPLTKVRIEDLMEPYGDNDERIVRTRQTLKTAASQIVNNLYLDELPVVDYQGKLIGRITLWDLLIAIQSKVDASLKVRSIASSNVITCNKDHSIYYVAANIRASNHNAIIVTDDNNKPVGIAYRHSLAREILVTPCKKGVKCRNMMIFSNTAFFITAQEVMSRNFIEVHENEDLKRIIGWMVQTRSEIYPVVDDDGRLIKIVSARDIISKLLE, encoded by the coding sequence ATGCCGAAAATTCACCTATACGATAGGATAGCGAGGTTTTATCGCAGAGATGTCCTTACAGTCCCTATGAAAACAAGCTTCACAAAAGCTTTAGACCTTATAGAAAGAACTCAATTGAAAACAATATATGTTCTAGATGAGGGTAAACTGGAAGGATTCGTACACACAGACCTAGTAGGAAATAAGTTTATGGACAAGAAACTCTACCAAAAACCTCTTACCAAAGTAAGAATTGAAGATTTAATGGAGCCTTATGGAGATAACGATGAAAGAATAGTTCGAACTCGGCAAACGTTAAAGACTGCAGCCAGTCAGATCGTCAATAACCTGTACCTAGACGAACTTCCTGTAGTAGATTACCAAGGGAAACTAATCGGTAGGATAACTTTATGGGATCTTTTAATAGCCATACAATCGAAAGTTGATGCAAGCTTAAAGGTTAGATCCATCGCCTCGTCGAACGTTATCACGTGCAATAAGGATCATAGCATTTACTATGTTGCTGCTAATATCCGTGCTAGTAATCATAACGCTATAATTGTAACTGACGATAATAATAAACCAGTGGGTATTGCTTACAGACATAGTCTTGCCAGAGAGATTTTGGTGACTCCTTGTAAGAAAGGTGTTAAATGTAGAAACATGATGATCTTCAGCAACACGGCATTTTTCATTACAGCACAAGAAGTAATGTCTAGGAACTTCATAGAAGTACACGAAAACGAGGATTTGAAACGGATTATTGGGTGGATGGTTCAGACAAGATCGGAGATATACCCTGTAGTAGATGATGATGGTAGGCTTATCAAAATAGTTTCAGCAAGGGATATTATTAGTAAACTTCTCGAGTAA